In Equus quagga isolate Etosha38 chromosome 14, UCLA_HA_Equagga_1.0, whole genome shotgun sequence, one DNA window encodes the following:
- the FOLR2 gene encoding folate receptor beta, with protein sequence MAWKLIPLLLLLAWTASTSSARDRTDLLNVCMDAKHHKAKPGPEDKLHDQCSPWKKNACCSVNTSRELHKDTSLLYNFNWDHCGKMEPACKRHFIQDTCLYECSPNLGPWIQQVDQSWRKERFLDVPLCKEDCESWWEACRTSYTCKSNWHKGWDWTSGSNKCPAEATCRTFESYFPTPAALCEELWSHSYKVSNYRRGSGRCIQMWFDPAQGNPNEEVARFYALAMTAGATSHGMGPLLLSLALMPQLWLLG encoded by the exons ATGGCCTGGAAATTGATaccacttctgctgcttctggccTGGACAGCCTCCACGTCCAGCGCCCGGGACAGGACAGACCTGCTCAACGTCTGCATGGACGCCAAGCACCACAAGGCAAAGCCGGGCCCTGAGGACAAGCTGCACGACCAG TGCAGTCCCTGGAAAAAGAACGCCTGCTGCTCGGTCAACACCAGCCGGGAGCTGCACAAGGACACCTCCCTCCTGTACAACTTTAACTGGGACCACTGCGGCAAGATGGAGCCCGCCTGCAAGCGCCACTTCATCCAGGACACCTGCCTCTATGAGTGCTCCCCCAACCTGGGGCCCTGGATCCAGCAG GTGGACCAGAGCTGGCGCAAAGAGCGTTTCCTGGACGTGCCCCTGTGCAAAGAGGACTGTGAGAGCTGGTGGGAGGCCTGCCGCACCTCCTACACTTGCAAGAGCAACTGGCACAAGGGCTGGGACTGGACCTCAG GGTCTAACAAGTGTCCAGCTGAGGCCACCTGCCGCACATTTGAGTCCTACTTCCCCACGCCTGCTGCCCTGTGTGAGGAACTCTGGAGTCACTCCTACAAGGTCAGCAACTACCGCCGAGGGAGTGGCCGCTGCATCCAGATGTGGTTCGACCCGGCCCAGGGCAACCCCAACGAGGAGGTGGCGAGGTTCTATGCCTTGGCCATGACTGCTGGGGCCACGTCCCATGGGATGGGGCCTCTCCTGCTCAGCCTGGCCCTGATGCCGCAGCTCTGGCTCCTTGGCTGA